The genomic region ACGAACCCAGTCACGAGTGTCTGCTTGTAGGTGCGCGTGTAGTAAGTCTCGTTCACGATTTTCGCAAAGTCGATACCCTTCTCGATAAGGTCGCCGACCACCTGCATGGTGCGCTTGCCGGTGCTGCTGAACTTGAAGGCACCCGTGTCATGCACGATTCCCAGGTACAGGCTGTTTGCTGTCTCGCGGCTTACCTTCGCCTTATCGATGTTCACGTACACCACCTCGCATGCGGAACTCGCCTCGGGTTCCACGATGTTCATCGTGCAGAGGTTGAGCGGGTTAGAAATGTGGTGGTCGATGTTTATCGTCTTTTTCGCGGCACGGATGCATTCCGCGCCGTTCGCCCCCACGCGCTCGAAACTCGGCGTATCCATCAGGAAAGCGAGGTCGTAGGGTTGCCCGCCGTTGCAATCTGCGGTGTAGGCTTCGCGCGCATCGCTTGCCCCGCGAAGAATCTTGTAACTCTCGGGGAACTTTTCGAGGAACAGGTTCGCACGGATTCCAGGGAAGTTGTCGCGGATATAGTTGTATATTGCCGTGGTGCTGCCCACGCAGTCGCCGTCCGGCCTCACGTGCCCAAAAATCGCCACCGTCTTCGCTTCGCCCAGAAATTCGTCAATCGTCATGTTCAATCCTTTTTGCGTGGAATATAATAAAAACTGTAGGAACACTTCTGCGCAAATATCCATAAAAAAGCGGTGTTCATCCGCCTTTTCGGTTGTATGATATCAAAAGGCGCTTTGAATGGACAGATTTTTGTTATATTTGGCGCGTGATTGAAAAGAAGAAAAAGAATCCTTTGTTTGAACTTTTCATGAGATTCGTCATGGTGGTCGTGATATACACCGTGCGCGTTTACCTGTTTGTGGCCTACCGCCCGAAGATCGAGTACGTGGGGGAGACGGTGAAGTCCCCGCGCCTCAAGACTCCGTCGATAATCATTGCGAACCATACGAGCATGCTCGACCCGCTCATGATGCTTGCCATATTCTTTTACAAGAAGAGCATCGTCGTGGCGAAGGACCAGGTGGAAGACCCGCATTTCAGCTGGGCTCTCACTCGCGTCAAGTGTGTAATTCCTTGCGACCGCTTTAACCTGGATACCGAATGGGCGCTCCTGGCCAAGCGCGAACTCGAAAAGGGCAATTCGGTGATTATTTTCCCCGAAGGCAAGTGCCGCTACGATGGCCTGCTGAACGAATTCAAGACTGGTTTTGCTTTTTTGGCCCGCAGTACCGGCGCTCCTGTGCTTTCCGTGGGGCTTGAAGGCGTCTATAAGATTGGACACCGCACCCGCGTGATTGTAGGCGAATCCGAAAAGATTGAGCGCGTGAAAGGGATTCCTTCCTCGCAGCATCTCGCGGAACGCAGCGAATACTTCCGCCAGAAGGTTTGGGCGCTTAAGCAGAAGGCTCTCGGCGTTGCCGAACCGCCTGCATTGCCCGTGGCCGCAGAAACTCCTGCTGAACAGATTCCCGGCCAAGCCGGGAATGACGATAGGGGGAATACGTGAAGACGGGTTTGGTGTTGGAAGGCGGCTCTCGCCAGACGATGTTTAGTGCCGGTGTGCTCGACACCTGGCTCGACGAGGGTATCGATTTCAATTACGTTGCCGGCGTTTCTGCCGGTGCGCATGCCGCGGTAAACTTCGTTACGCGCCAGCAGGGGAGACTCAAGTTTATTGTACTCCCGACCCGCCTGCAAGAGGGCAAGAAGTGGGCGAGCAAGTTTATCGGCGTGCAGAAGGAATATCATGCGCTGAACTACCTC from Fibrobacter sp. UWR2 harbors:
- a CDS encoding lysophospholipid acyltransferase family protein; protein product: MIEKKKKNPLFELFMRFVMVVVIYTVRVYLFVAYRPKIEYVGETVKSPRLKTPSIIIANHTSMLDPLMMLAIFFYKKSIVVAKDQVEDPHFSWALTRVKCVIPCDRFNLDTEWALLAKRELEKGNSVIIFPEGKCRYDGLLNEFKTGFAFLARSTGAPVLSVGLEGVYKIGHRTRVIVGESEKIERVKGIPSSQHLAERSEYFRQKVWALKQKALGVAEPPALPVAAETPAEQIPGQAGNDDRGNT
- a CDS encoding bifunctional oligoribonuclease/PAP phosphatase NrnA gives rise to the protein MTIDEFLGEAKTVAIFGHVRPDGDCVGSTTAIYNYIRDNFPGIRANLFLEKFPESYKILRGASDAREAYTADCNGGQPYDLAFLMDTPSFERVGANGAECIRAAKKTINIDHHISNPLNLCTMNIVEPEASSACEVVYVNIDKAKVSRETANSLYLGIVHDTGAFKFSSTGKRTMQVVGDLIEKGIDFAKIVNETYYTRTYKQTLVTGFVMENCKLGLGGKVVYAHITPEDMDRFGVSPVELSNVIDTVREVGGTEVALFLYPVNGKYKISLRSNYIVDVNAIAREFGGGGHTRAAGGDTSDAPEVAIEKILKLIEKQL